A single region of the Pseudomonas granadensis genome encodes:
- a CDS encoding GntR family transcriptional regulator — MTDKKPETTVDRVYQGVYQAISKRSLRPGMKLGEASLAELFNVSRTSVRAALKQLEAEGLVTTEPNKGASVSLPSNEELRSLFETRRLIEIGIVTELCRRKDPAAMQDLRAHLLLEDEAHAAGDHERLIYLLGEFHLKLARSLNNPVLLDWFQKLISRASLYAAALDDDSHEVCRDDEHLRLIEHIEAGNQSAAIELTCTHLNGIEKAILDVAAKMKTGYHPLKHLIGV; from the coding sequence ATGACCGACAAGAAACCGGAGACCACGGTCGACCGCGTCTACCAAGGGGTTTACCAGGCGATCAGCAAGCGTTCGCTGCGTCCGGGGATGAAACTGGGCGAGGCCTCGCTGGCCGAGCTGTTCAATGTCAGCCGCACCTCGGTGCGCGCGGCGCTCAAGCAACTGGAAGCCGAAGGGCTGGTCACCACGGAGCCCAACAAGGGCGCATCGGTGTCGTTGCCGAGCAACGAAGAGCTGCGCTCGCTGTTCGAAACCCGCCGTCTGATCGAGATCGGCATCGTCACCGAACTGTGCCGGCGTAAAGACCCGGCGGCGATGCAGGACCTGCGCGCGCACCTGCTGCTCGAAGACGAAGCCCACGCGGCGGGCGATCACGAACGGCTGATTTACCTGCTCGGTGAATTCCATCTCAAACTGGCGCGCAGCCTGAACAACCCGGTGCTGCTCGATTGGTTCCAGAAACTGATTTCCCGCGCCTCGCTATACGCTGCTGCGTTGGATGACGACAGCCATGAAGTCTGCCGCGACGACGAACATTTGCGTCTGATCGAGCACATCGAGGCCGGCAACCAGAGCGCTGCCATCGAACTGACCTGCACCCATCTGAACGGGATCGAGAAGGCCATTCTCGACGTCGCCGCGAAAATGAAAACCGGCTACCACCCGCTCAAGCACTTGATCGGCGTCTAG